ACTCCGCCGTGGCCGGGCTCGGCACCGAGGTGAAGACGACCACCTCGTTGGGCGGGAATCGGTCGGCCAGTTCACGGACGAACGTCTCGATGCCGCCCTGCCTGGGCGGGAAGTCATTGGTGACGATCAGTGTGCGAGGGCGGGAGTTGTTCGTCATACGAGGGCCTTCTCCCTGGAAGGAGCGACAGGGGTGACAGTGGTGCTGCCGCCCTGCGGCATCCGGTACGCCAGCGCCCCTAGCACCAGCGGATAGACCAGATAGCCGAAACGGGTCGCGGGCATCAGGGCCATCGCCAGGCCCAGACCATGCGCGAGCCGGGCGGCCGCTGCCCGTACCGTCCCCGGCGCCTGCACCACCAGCGATACCGCGATCAGCAGCGCGCTCACCGCGAGGAGCACGAGCGCGATCACCCTGCCGCCGGGGACGTACGTCGCGAGCAGATACCCGGGCAGCGGGCTCGCGGCTGGCGAGGTGGTGTTGGTGAGGCCCAGCGGGAAGGCGATGACGCTCCGGTAGAAGCCGGCGGGGTTAGCGAGGGCGAAAGGCAGCACCGCCGCCGTAGCGGTGGACAGGGCCACGACCGCGTGCCGCAGCGCGGGCCGACCGCCCCGACGTACCGCGATCAGCGCCAGCGCCACAGGCAGCGCGGGCCACGCCGTCCACTTGAGCGCGGCCGCGGCGCCGAGCACCAGCCCCGCCCGGCCCGACCGCCCCTGCCCGGCGAGCACCACCCCGAGGCACATCAGGCCGACGACCGGAAGGTCGATCCCGCCCACCGCGAGAGGCAGCGCGACCAGAGGGCAGGCGAGCAGCCAGGCTCGGTGCAGGCCGGACGCAGCGAGGGCTACCACGAAGGCGCCGCCCAGCCACCAGCGCGCATCCCCGGGCAGCACACCGAAGAGCGCCATCCCGGGCAGGTAGGGGTTGAAGTCGGCGACGGCCGTAGGGTCGGCGACGTACGGGCTGCCGGTCGTGAGCAGCAGCTGCCCCGACCCATCAACGACCGTGACCTCCAGCTGCCCGAGCCCAGCCGTCACCAGCGAGACGAGCGGCACCACGACAGCCCCCGCCACCGCGACCACCCGGGCGGCGGGGCGGGAGCGCGCACCGCACGCCAGGACCGCCGCAACCGCGTAGCCCGCCCCCGCCACCACCCCCCACACCCGGTGCGGACCCAGATCCGAGGCCAGAGCGAGCCCTAGCGCGACGACCGCGCAGCCAGCCCACGCGTACCGCTCGTGACGTACGTACCGAATGTGCCGCACGTACCGTTCAAGACTCTTCGTCATGTCCATCGACGGTAGGAATCCGCAGGTCGGAGGACGTCAACCGAGACTCCGAACCTGAAACTCAACCCGTGGCATGACATCCGGCCCCAGCCTCAACCCGTGCGGCGACGCGCGCACCCACCCCGACACGGACCATGGATGTATGAGTACGCCCCTTCAGCAGCGGTTTCGCGCCTGGATCGCTGCGCCCGCCTATCCCTGGGTCACCGGCGGCGCTCTGACCGTCGGTGCAGTGGCGGAGCTGATCGCCTTTCCCGGATCCGTGACCACCACGATCGGAGTCCTCGTCTCCTCCGCCTCGCTGATGTGGCGACGGTCGTTCCCGCCCGTCGCGGTGCTCACAGTCGCCGCGGGGCTGCTCGGGTTCGCCGGGGACGTCAACCTGTACGCCTCGATCATGGCGAGCGGGCTGATCGGCTGCTACACCCTGGGCCGCAACCGGGTACTACACCCCGCGCTGACCGTCGCGGGCGCCGCGCTCGGGGCCCTGTGCGTGAACCTGGTGCACATCAACACCTGGTCGCGGATGGACCTGCCGGTGCCCGCGCTCTGGGAGAAGGGCTCACTCAGTCTGTTCGCCGAGTCGTTCCTGCTGACCGTGGTCATCTTCGGGGCCGTGATGATGGGTGACGCGGTACGTTCCCGAGAGGAGACCCGCAACGAACGGAACCTGGCACAGGCCCAGTTGATCGCCATGGAGCGGCAGCAGGCCGCCGAGGCCGAACGGGCCGCCATCGCCCGTGAGCTGCACGACATCGTCTCGCACTCGGTGTCGATGATCGCCGTGCAAGCCGAGAGCGCCACATACACCACCCCGGGACTCCCCCCCGAGGCCCGCGACGGCTTCCAGCAGATCGCCGGCACCGCCCGCTCCTCGATGGCCGAACTGCGCCGCCTCCTCGGCGTCCTGCGCACCCCCCAGGGCCAGAAGGACATGGCCCTCACCGCCCCGCAGCCGACCCTCGACCATATTGCCGAACTGGTCGAGCAGCACCGGGCGGTGGGCGGTGAGGTCGAGCTGAGAGTCACAGGAGAGCGGGTGTCGCTGCCCGCCGCATGGGAGCTGTCCGCCTACCGAATCATCCAGGAGGCGCTGACCAACGCGCGCAAGCACGCGCCCGGCGCCCGTACCGTGGTGGAGATCGGCTACGGCGCCGACCGGCTGCTCACGCTGCGCATCCACGACGACGGACCGGGCCCGGGTTCCGGTCCAGGCTCCGGCACGGGCCACGGCCTGACCGGGATGCGGGAGCGGGCGGCCCTGGTTGGCGGTCGGCTCAGCGCGGGCGCGGGCCCGGACGGAGGTTTCTGGGTGGAGGCGGAGCTTCCCTGGGGGACCGAGTGATCGGCATGGAAAAGGAGTTGGGTGTGATCAGGGCACTGGTCGCTGACGATCAGGCGGTCGTCCGCACCGGCTTTGTGAACCTCCTCGACACTCAGGAGGATATCGAGGTCGTGGGCGAGGCCGAGGACGGTGTGCAGGCGGTACGCATCGCCGCCGAGACCCGGCCCGATCTCGCGCTCCTCGACATCCGGATGCCGCACAAGAACGGCATCGAGGCGGCCCGCGAGATTCTGGCCGGGTCCGGGGGCGCGACGAAGGTCCTGATGCTGACGACCTTCGGGCTCGACGAGTACGTGTACGACGCGCTCGCGGCCGGGGCGGGCGGCTTTCTGCTCAAGGACGCCACCTTTCCCGAACTGCTGCACGCGGTGCGAGTGGTGGCGGCCGGGAACGCGCTCCTCTCGCCCGAGATCACCAAACGGGTGATCGGCGAGTTCGTGCATGCGCGGGCGTCGCGGCTGCCGGTTCACTCCGCTGGGGAACTCACAGCGCGGGAGGCGGAGGTGCTTACCTTGATCGCTCGGGGGCTGTCCAATACGGAGATTGCAAGCCAGCTCACGATCACGGATCACACCGTGAAGACCCATATCAACCGGCTGTTCGCGAAGCTGGAGCTGCGGGATCGGGCGCAGGCCGTGATTGCGGCTTACGAGTTGGGGCTGGTGCGGGTGGGAGGCGGAGCCCACTGAGGGATCGTTTCCCCGGTCTGCTGGGCCTCCACAGCGAGCATGACCCGCCGCCTCACCACGCCCACTCCGTCCTGGCGCGACACCCTCCAAGCGGCCGCGTGAACATCACCGAACTCCTCACCAACCTCCAGGCCCGCCACGACGCAGCCACCACCCAGGCCGGCGAACTACGCGACCTCCTCGGCACGCTCACCGCCGACCCGGCCCTGAACGTCACTCGTAGCCGCCTCGGACGCCTCACCCGACAAGGCTTCCTCACCCAACCCGGACGAGGCCGCTACCAGAAACGGACTTAACGCCCTCTCAGTTCGTTCCGTTTTGCTGCTGCCAGACACGAGGCCAGTTGCCGGACGGTGGAGGGGGCCCCGAGATACCTAGGTCACGCCGTGCGAGAGCGTAGAAGTCATCACGTGCTCGGCTCATCTTCCCAACCGCTTTCTCCCAGCCAGCAGGGTCGTCCTTCAGACCGCGAGCATAAAGTTCGACGTTCCAAACAGCTTCATGCCACTTACGAGCTGCCGCTATGGTCTCGGCATCCCCAACAAGC
This is a stretch of genomic DNA from Streptomyces hawaiiensis. It encodes these proteins:
- a CDS encoding response regulator, whose amino-acid sequence is MEKELGVIRALVADDQAVVRTGFVNLLDTQEDIEVVGEAEDGVQAVRIAAETRPDLALLDIRMPHKNGIEAAREILAGSGGATKVLMLTTFGLDEYVYDALAAGAGGFLLKDATFPELLHAVRVVAAGNALLSPEITKRVIGEFVHARASRLPVHSAGELTAREAEVLTLIARGLSNTEIASQLTITDHTVKTHINRLFAKLELRDRAQAVIAAYELGLVRVGGGAH
- a CDS encoding glycosyltransferase 87 family protein, yielding MTKSLERYVRHIRYVRHERYAWAGCAVVALGLALASDLGPHRVWGVVAGAGYAVAAVLACGARSRPAARVVAVAGAVVVPLVSLVTAGLGQLEVTVVDGSGQLLLTTGSPYVADPTAVADFNPYLPGMALFGVLPGDARWWLGGAFVVALAASGLHRAWLLACPLVALPLAVGGIDLPVVGLMCLGVVLAGQGRSGRAGLVLGAAAALKWTAWPALPVALALIAVRRGGRPALRHAVVALSTATAAVLPFALANPAGFYRSVIAFPLGLTNTTSPAASPLPGYLLATYVPGGRVIALVLLAVSALLIAVSLVVQAPGTVRAAAARLAHGLGLAMALMPATRFGYLVYPLVLGALAYRMPQGGSTTVTPVAPSREKALV
- a CDS encoding sensor histidine kinase; this encodes MSTPLQQRFRAWIAAPAYPWVTGGALTVGAVAELIAFPGSVTTTIGVLVSSASLMWRRSFPPVAVLTVAAGLLGFAGDVNLYASIMASGLIGCYTLGRNRVLHPALTVAGAALGALCVNLVHINTWSRMDLPVPALWEKGSLSLFAESFLLTVVIFGAVMMGDAVRSREETRNERNLAQAQLIAMERQQAAEAERAAIARELHDIVSHSVSMIAVQAESATYTTPGLPPEARDGFQQIAGTARSSMAELRRLLGVLRTPQGQKDMALTAPQPTLDHIAELVEQHRAVGGEVELRVTGERVSLPAAWELSAYRIIQEALTNARKHAPGARTVVEIGYGADRLLTLRIHDDGPGPGSGPGSGTGHGLTGMRERAALVGGRLSAGAGPDGGFWVEAELPWGTE